In Cheilinus undulatus linkage group 24, ASM1832078v1, whole genome shotgun sequence, a single window of DNA contains:
- the LOC121506087 gene encoding NLR family CARD domain-containing protein 3-like isoform X1: MDPSMEEEMEQEAQRKRPASSGPGPGPSQVPLRRSNSKGEMPYFQPDEIIQRPASPVHSPSAHSAVSDSSMVEPLYFKKPASADQIGTGPASTSGYSSMSDNSMDPPLYFRGSHPSQKIQGREDYPESELSGVSFKSDLSMEQPLYFRDQTLPLAGGGASKQQHQTKLKDIFKEVDQKIVTFVRKELEKMFQSLLDPESSESQKEDEEDRQRGDSREALLKITVDFLRSMNQEEVADLLLSKPPSSVCQRKLKSNLKEKFQCVFEGIAKEGNPILLNEIYTELYITEGGTGEVNQEHEVKEIENASRKPYTPETTIRQEDIFKAVAGRKEPIRTVMTKGVAGIGKTVLTQKFTLDWAEGKANQDIQFTFPFTFRELNVLKEKEFSLVELLHHFFTETKEAGLCRFEDFQVVFIFDGLDECRLPLDFTNNEILTDITKPVPVDVLLTNLITGQLLRSARLWITTRPAAANQIPAKCVDMVTEVRGFTDPQKEEYFRKRFKDERQASRIISHIKTSRSLHIMCHIPVFCWITATVLEDLLKTTKRGELPKTLTEMYIYYLVVQTKLKNIKYDGGAETDPHWNEESMKMIRSLGKLAFEQLQKGNLIFYEPDLMECGIDIREASTYSGVFTQVFRVERGLYQEKVYCFIHLSVQEFLAALHVHQTFTNSGVNLLSEEPSTSQTQFYQTAVDQALQSPNGHLDLFLRFLLGLSLQTNQDLLRGLVKPTGSSSETDQDKVEYIKKKVEEKISPERSINLFHCLNELKDYSLEKQIQQYLGSGKLAREKLSPAQWSALDFILLSSDNDLDVFDLKNYSASEEALLRLLPVVRASKKAVLSGCNLSEESCKALSSVISSQSSNLRELDLSNNNLQDSGVEILSEGLGSPNCLLETLRLSGCLITDKGCSFLVSALTSNPSHLRELDLRYNHLTNSEVAKLENPNWELWVEPTGPEWLRPGLRKYSCELTLDLNTVYKKIQLSDNNRKMTYVEEDQPYPDHPDRFEEWRQVLCRDGLTGRCYWEVDCLWYVDVGLSYRGISRRGNRDDCSFGRNDQSWSLHCTSDGRFCVWHNNKGTISYSSASSASSAPAHTLGPVRNRVAVYVDHPAGILSFYVVSPDTGKLIHVHTSNTRFTEPVYPAFSFGFSNVGSTVSLCSLKEEHPQV; the protein is encoded by the exons ATGGATCCCAGCATGGAAGAAGAGATGGAACAGGAAGCTCAGAG GAAGAGACCAGCCTCCTctggacctggacctggaccCAGCCAAGTCCCATTAAGGAGATCTAATTCCAAGGGTGAAATGCCTTATTTCCAACCAGATGA GATCATTCAGAGACCGGCCTCCCCTGTACACTCACCAAGCGCTCACTCAGCTGTGAGTGACTCTTCAATGGTTGAACCACTTTACTTCAAAAAACCTGCATCAGCAGATCA GATCGGTACAGGACCGGCCTCAACCAGTGGATACTCATCCATGAGTGACAATTCCATGGACCCACCGCTTTATTTCCGGGGCTCTCATCCATCACAGAA GATCCAAGGGAGAGAGGACTATCCAGAATCTGAGCTCAGCGGTGTGTCCTTCAAGAGTGACCTCTCCATGGAACAGCCCCTGTATTTCAGGGATCAGACTCTACCATTGGCTGG AGGCGGTGCTTCTAAACAACAGCATCAAACCAAACTGAAGGACATATTCAAG GAAGTGGATCAGAAAATCGTCACTTTTGTGAGGAAAGAGCTGGAGAAGATGTTTCAGAGTTTGCTTGACCCAGAAAGCTCTGAGAGTCAGAAAGAAGATGAGGAAGACAGACAGAGGGGTGACAGCAGAGAGGCCCTACTGAAGATCACGGTGGACTTCCTGAGAAGCATGAACCAGGAGGAGGTGGCTGACCTTCTGCTGAGCA AACCTCCATCTTCAGTTTGTCAGCGCAAACTAAAATCCAACCTGAAGGAGAAGTTCCAGTGTGTCTTTGAGGGCATCGCTAAAGAAGGGAACCCAATCCTCCTGAATGAGATCTACACAGAGCTCTACATCACTGAGGGAGGGACTGGAGAGGTCAACCAGGAACACGAGGTCAAAGAAATCGAAAATGCATCCAGAAAACCATACACACCTGAAACAaccatcagacaggaggacatctTCAAAGCTGTGGCTGGAAGAAAAGAACCAATCAGGACAGTGATGACGAAGGGCGTGGCTGGCATTGGGAAAACAGTCTTAACACAGAAGTTCACTCTGGACTGGGCTGAAGGCAAAGCCAACCAGGACATCCAGTTCACATTTCCATTCActttcagagagctgaatgtGCTGAAAGAGAAAGAGTTCAGCTTGGTGGAGCTCCTTCATCACTTCTTTACTGAAACCAAAGAAGCAGGACTCTGCAGGTTTGAGGACTTCCAGGTGGTCTTCATCTTTGACGGTCTGGATGAGTGTCGGCTTCCTCTGGACTTCACCAACAATGAGATCCTGACTGATATCACCAAACCTGTCCCAGTGGATGTCCTGCTCACTAACCTCATCACCGGACAACTGCTCAGATCTGCTCGCCTCTGGATAACCAcacgacctgcagcagccaatcagatccctgCTAAGTGTGTTGACATGgtgacagaggtcagagggttCACTGACCCTCAGAAGGAGGAGTACTTCAGGAAGAGGTTCAAAGATGAGAGGCAGGCCAGCAGAATCATCTCCCACATCAAGACCTCCAGAAGCCTCCACATCATGTGCCACATCCCggtcttctgctggatcactgctacAGTTCTGGAGGATCTGCTGAAGACCACCAAGAGAGGAGAGCTGCCCAAGACCCTGACTGAGATGTACATCTACTACCTGGTGGTACAGACCAAACTGAAGAACATCAAGTATGATGGAGGAGCTGAGACTGATCCACACTGGAATGAAGAGAGCATGAAGATGATCCGGTCTCTGGGTAAGCTGGCttttgagcagctgcagaaaggaaACCTGATCTTCTATGAACCAGACCTGATGGAGTGTGGCATCGATATCAGAGAAGCCTCAACATACTCAGGAGTGTTCACACAGGTCTTCAGGGTGGAGAGAGGACTGTACCAGGAAAAAGTGTATTGCTTCATCCATCTGAgtgttcaggagtttctggCTGCTCTTCATGTCCATCAGACCTTCACCAACTCTGGAGTCAATCTGCTGTCAGAAGaaccatcaacctcccagaCACAGTTCTACCAAACAGCCGTGGACCAGGCCCTGCAGAGTCCAAATGGACACCTGGACCTGTTCCTCCGCTTCCTCCTGGGTCTTTCACTGCAGACCAACCAGGATCTCCTGCGAGGTCTGGTGAAACCGACAGGAAGTAGCTCAGAGACTGATCAAGACAAAGTGGAGTACATCAAGAAGAAGGTTGAGGAAAAGATCTCACCAGAAAGGAGCATCAATCTGTTCCACTGTCTGAACGAGCTGAAGGACTATTCTCTAGAAAAGCAGATCCAGCAGTACCTTGGTTCAGGAAAACTTGCCAGAGAGAAACTGTCTCCTGCTCAGTGGTCAGCTCTGGACTTCATCTTGCTCTCATCAGATAATGATCTGGATGTCTTTGACCTGAAGAACTACTCTGCATCTGAAGAGGCTCTCCTGAGGCTGCTGCCAGTGGTCAGAGCCTCCAAGAAAGCTGT GCTGAGTGGATGTAATCTCTCAGAAGAAAGCTGTAAAGCTCTGTCATCAGTCATCAGCTCCCAGTCCTCCAATCTGAGGGAGCTGGACCTGAGTAACAACAACCTGCAGGACTCAGGAGTGGAGATCTTGTCTGAGGGACTGGGGAGTCCGAACTGTTTACTGGAAACCCTCAG GCTGTCAGGCTGTCTGATCACAGACAAAGGCTGCTCTTTTCTAGTCTCAGCTCTGACATCCAACCCCTCCCACCTCAGAGAGCTTGACCTGCGCTACAATCATCTGACTAATTCAGAAGTGGCCAAACTGGAAAATCCAAACTGGGAACTTTG GGTGGAGCCTACTGGACCTGAATGGTTGAGACCAGGTCTGAGGAAGT ATTCCTGTGAACTCACACTCGACCTAAACACTGTGTACAAAAAGATCCAACTGTCCGACAACAACAGGAAGATGACCTATGTGGAGGAGGACCAGCCGTATCCTGATCATCCAGACAGGTTTGAGGAGTGGCGTCAGGTGCTGTGTAGAGATGGTCTGACTGGTCGCTGTTACTGGGAGGTGGACTGCCTTTGGTACGTTGACGTTGGGTTGAGTTACAGAGGAATCAGcaggagaggaaacagagaTGACTGTTCGTTTGGAAGGAACGATCAGTCCTGGAGTCTCCACTGCACCAGTGATGGTCGCTTTTGTGTGTGGCACAACAACAAAGGAACCATCTCCTACTCCTCCGCCTCCTCGGCCTCATCCGCTCCTGCTCATACCTTAGGCCCTGTTCGAAACAGAGTAGCCGTGTATGTGGACCATCCTGCTGGCATCTTGTCCTTCTATGTAGTCTCCCCTGACA
- the LOC121506087 gene encoding NLR family CARD domain-containing protein 3-like isoform X2 encodes MPYFQPDEIIQRPASPVHSPSAHSAVSDSSMVEPLYFKKPASADQIGTGPASTSGYSSMSDNSMDPPLYFRGSHPSQKIQGREDYPESELSGVSFKSDLSMEQPLYFRDQTLPLAGGGASKQQHQTKLKDIFKEVDQKIVTFVRKELEKMFQSLLDPESSESQKEDEEDRQRGDSREALLKITVDFLRSMNQEEVADLLLSKPPSSVCQRKLKSNLKEKFQCVFEGIAKEGNPILLNEIYTELYITEGGTGEVNQEHEVKEIENASRKPYTPETTIRQEDIFKAVAGRKEPIRTVMTKGVAGIGKTVLTQKFTLDWAEGKANQDIQFTFPFTFRELNVLKEKEFSLVELLHHFFTETKEAGLCRFEDFQVVFIFDGLDECRLPLDFTNNEILTDITKPVPVDVLLTNLITGQLLRSARLWITTRPAAANQIPAKCVDMVTEVRGFTDPQKEEYFRKRFKDERQASRIISHIKTSRSLHIMCHIPVFCWITATVLEDLLKTTKRGELPKTLTEMYIYYLVVQTKLKNIKYDGGAETDPHWNEESMKMIRSLGKLAFEQLQKGNLIFYEPDLMECGIDIREASTYSGVFTQVFRVERGLYQEKVYCFIHLSVQEFLAALHVHQTFTNSGVNLLSEEPSTSQTQFYQTAVDQALQSPNGHLDLFLRFLLGLSLQTNQDLLRGLVKPTGSSSETDQDKVEYIKKKVEEKISPERSINLFHCLNELKDYSLEKQIQQYLGSGKLAREKLSPAQWSALDFILLSSDNDLDVFDLKNYSASEEALLRLLPVVRASKKAVLSGCNLSEESCKALSSVISSQSSNLRELDLSNNNLQDSGVEILSEGLGSPNCLLETLRLSGCLITDKGCSFLVSALTSNPSHLRELDLRYNHLTNSEVAKLENPNWELWVEPTGPEWLRPGLRKYSCELTLDLNTVYKKIQLSDNNRKMTYVEEDQPYPDHPDRFEEWRQVLCRDGLTGRCYWEVDCLWYVDVGLSYRGISRRGNRDDCSFGRNDQSWSLHCTSDGRFCVWHNNKGTISYSSASSASSAPAHTLGPVRNRVAVYVDHPAGILSFYVVSPDTGKLIHVHTSNTRFTEPVYPAFSFGFSNVGSTVSLCSLKEEHPQV; translated from the exons ATGCCTTATTTCCAACCAGATGA GATCATTCAGAGACCGGCCTCCCCTGTACACTCACCAAGCGCTCACTCAGCTGTGAGTGACTCTTCAATGGTTGAACCACTTTACTTCAAAAAACCTGCATCAGCAGATCA GATCGGTACAGGACCGGCCTCAACCAGTGGATACTCATCCATGAGTGACAATTCCATGGACCCACCGCTTTATTTCCGGGGCTCTCATCCATCACAGAA GATCCAAGGGAGAGAGGACTATCCAGAATCTGAGCTCAGCGGTGTGTCCTTCAAGAGTGACCTCTCCATGGAACAGCCCCTGTATTTCAGGGATCAGACTCTACCATTGGCTGG AGGCGGTGCTTCTAAACAACAGCATCAAACCAAACTGAAGGACATATTCAAG GAAGTGGATCAGAAAATCGTCACTTTTGTGAGGAAAGAGCTGGAGAAGATGTTTCAGAGTTTGCTTGACCCAGAAAGCTCTGAGAGTCAGAAAGAAGATGAGGAAGACAGACAGAGGGGTGACAGCAGAGAGGCCCTACTGAAGATCACGGTGGACTTCCTGAGAAGCATGAACCAGGAGGAGGTGGCTGACCTTCTGCTGAGCA AACCTCCATCTTCAGTTTGTCAGCGCAAACTAAAATCCAACCTGAAGGAGAAGTTCCAGTGTGTCTTTGAGGGCATCGCTAAAGAAGGGAACCCAATCCTCCTGAATGAGATCTACACAGAGCTCTACATCACTGAGGGAGGGACTGGAGAGGTCAACCAGGAACACGAGGTCAAAGAAATCGAAAATGCATCCAGAAAACCATACACACCTGAAACAaccatcagacaggaggacatctTCAAAGCTGTGGCTGGAAGAAAAGAACCAATCAGGACAGTGATGACGAAGGGCGTGGCTGGCATTGGGAAAACAGTCTTAACACAGAAGTTCACTCTGGACTGGGCTGAAGGCAAAGCCAACCAGGACATCCAGTTCACATTTCCATTCActttcagagagctgaatgtGCTGAAAGAGAAAGAGTTCAGCTTGGTGGAGCTCCTTCATCACTTCTTTACTGAAACCAAAGAAGCAGGACTCTGCAGGTTTGAGGACTTCCAGGTGGTCTTCATCTTTGACGGTCTGGATGAGTGTCGGCTTCCTCTGGACTTCACCAACAATGAGATCCTGACTGATATCACCAAACCTGTCCCAGTGGATGTCCTGCTCACTAACCTCATCACCGGACAACTGCTCAGATCTGCTCGCCTCTGGATAACCAcacgacctgcagcagccaatcagatccctgCTAAGTGTGTTGACATGgtgacagaggtcagagggttCACTGACCCTCAGAAGGAGGAGTACTTCAGGAAGAGGTTCAAAGATGAGAGGCAGGCCAGCAGAATCATCTCCCACATCAAGACCTCCAGAAGCCTCCACATCATGTGCCACATCCCggtcttctgctggatcactgctacAGTTCTGGAGGATCTGCTGAAGACCACCAAGAGAGGAGAGCTGCCCAAGACCCTGACTGAGATGTACATCTACTACCTGGTGGTACAGACCAAACTGAAGAACATCAAGTATGATGGAGGAGCTGAGACTGATCCACACTGGAATGAAGAGAGCATGAAGATGATCCGGTCTCTGGGTAAGCTGGCttttgagcagctgcagaaaggaaACCTGATCTTCTATGAACCAGACCTGATGGAGTGTGGCATCGATATCAGAGAAGCCTCAACATACTCAGGAGTGTTCACACAGGTCTTCAGGGTGGAGAGAGGACTGTACCAGGAAAAAGTGTATTGCTTCATCCATCTGAgtgttcaggagtttctggCTGCTCTTCATGTCCATCAGACCTTCACCAACTCTGGAGTCAATCTGCTGTCAGAAGaaccatcaacctcccagaCACAGTTCTACCAAACAGCCGTGGACCAGGCCCTGCAGAGTCCAAATGGACACCTGGACCTGTTCCTCCGCTTCCTCCTGGGTCTTTCACTGCAGACCAACCAGGATCTCCTGCGAGGTCTGGTGAAACCGACAGGAAGTAGCTCAGAGACTGATCAAGACAAAGTGGAGTACATCAAGAAGAAGGTTGAGGAAAAGATCTCACCAGAAAGGAGCATCAATCTGTTCCACTGTCTGAACGAGCTGAAGGACTATTCTCTAGAAAAGCAGATCCAGCAGTACCTTGGTTCAGGAAAACTTGCCAGAGAGAAACTGTCTCCTGCTCAGTGGTCAGCTCTGGACTTCATCTTGCTCTCATCAGATAATGATCTGGATGTCTTTGACCTGAAGAACTACTCTGCATCTGAAGAGGCTCTCCTGAGGCTGCTGCCAGTGGTCAGAGCCTCCAAGAAAGCTGT GCTGAGTGGATGTAATCTCTCAGAAGAAAGCTGTAAAGCTCTGTCATCAGTCATCAGCTCCCAGTCCTCCAATCTGAGGGAGCTGGACCTGAGTAACAACAACCTGCAGGACTCAGGAGTGGAGATCTTGTCTGAGGGACTGGGGAGTCCGAACTGTTTACTGGAAACCCTCAG GCTGTCAGGCTGTCTGATCACAGACAAAGGCTGCTCTTTTCTAGTCTCAGCTCTGACATCCAACCCCTCCCACCTCAGAGAGCTTGACCTGCGCTACAATCATCTGACTAATTCAGAAGTGGCCAAACTGGAAAATCCAAACTGGGAACTTTG GGTGGAGCCTACTGGACCTGAATGGTTGAGACCAGGTCTGAGGAAGT ATTCCTGTGAACTCACACTCGACCTAAACACTGTGTACAAAAAGATCCAACTGTCCGACAACAACAGGAAGATGACCTATGTGGAGGAGGACCAGCCGTATCCTGATCATCCAGACAGGTTTGAGGAGTGGCGTCAGGTGCTGTGTAGAGATGGTCTGACTGGTCGCTGTTACTGGGAGGTGGACTGCCTTTGGTACGTTGACGTTGGGTTGAGTTACAGAGGAATCAGcaggagaggaaacagagaTGACTGTTCGTTTGGAAGGAACGATCAGTCCTGGAGTCTCCACTGCACCAGTGATGGTCGCTTTTGTGTGTGGCACAACAACAAAGGAACCATCTCCTACTCCTCCGCCTCCTCGGCCTCATCCGCTCCTGCTCATACCTTAGGCCCTGTTCGAAACAGAGTAGCCGTGTATGTGGACCATCCTGCTGGCATCTTGTCCTTCTATGTAGTCTCCCCTGACA
- the LOC121506087 gene encoding NLR family CARD domain-containing protein 3-like isoform X3, whose amino-acid sequence MEQPLYFRDQTLPLAGGGASKQQHQTKLKDIFKEVDQKIVTFVRKELEKMFQSLLDPESSESQKEDEEDRQRGDSREALLKITVDFLRSMNQEEVADLLLSKPPSSVCQRKLKSNLKEKFQCVFEGIAKEGNPILLNEIYTELYITEGGTGEVNQEHEVKEIENASRKPYTPETTIRQEDIFKAVAGRKEPIRTVMTKGVAGIGKTVLTQKFTLDWAEGKANQDIQFTFPFTFRELNVLKEKEFSLVELLHHFFTETKEAGLCRFEDFQVVFIFDGLDECRLPLDFTNNEILTDITKPVPVDVLLTNLITGQLLRSARLWITTRPAAANQIPAKCVDMVTEVRGFTDPQKEEYFRKRFKDERQASRIISHIKTSRSLHIMCHIPVFCWITATVLEDLLKTTKRGELPKTLTEMYIYYLVVQTKLKNIKYDGGAETDPHWNEESMKMIRSLGKLAFEQLQKGNLIFYEPDLMECGIDIREASTYSGVFTQVFRVERGLYQEKVYCFIHLSVQEFLAALHVHQTFTNSGVNLLSEEPSTSQTQFYQTAVDQALQSPNGHLDLFLRFLLGLSLQTNQDLLRGLVKPTGSSSETDQDKVEYIKKKVEEKISPERSINLFHCLNELKDYSLEKQIQQYLGSGKLAREKLSPAQWSALDFILLSSDNDLDVFDLKNYSASEEALLRLLPVVRASKKAVLSGCNLSEESCKALSSVISSQSSNLRELDLSNNNLQDSGVEILSEGLGSPNCLLETLRLSGCLITDKGCSFLVSALTSNPSHLRELDLRYNHLTNSEVAKLENPNWELWVEPTGPEWLRPGLRKYSCELTLDLNTVYKKIQLSDNNRKMTYVEEDQPYPDHPDRFEEWRQVLCRDGLTGRCYWEVDCLWYVDVGLSYRGISRRGNRDDCSFGRNDQSWSLHCTSDGRFCVWHNNKGTISYSSASSASSAPAHTLGPVRNRVAVYVDHPAGILSFYVVSPDTGKLIHVHTSNTRFTEPVYPAFSFGFSNVGSTVSLCSLKEEHPQV is encoded by the exons ATGGAACAGCCCCTGTATTTCAGGGATCAGACTCTACCATTGGCTGG AGGCGGTGCTTCTAAACAACAGCATCAAACCAAACTGAAGGACATATTCAAG GAAGTGGATCAGAAAATCGTCACTTTTGTGAGGAAAGAGCTGGAGAAGATGTTTCAGAGTTTGCTTGACCCAGAAAGCTCTGAGAGTCAGAAAGAAGATGAGGAAGACAGACAGAGGGGTGACAGCAGAGAGGCCCTACTGAAGATCACGGTGGACTTCCTGAGAAGCATGAACCAGGAGGAGGTGGCTGACCTTCTGCTGAGCA AACCTCCATCTTCAGTTTGTCAGCGCAAACTAAAATCCAACCTGAAGGAGAAGTTCCAGTGTGTCTTTGAGGGCATCGCTAAAGAAGGGAACCCAATCCTCCTGAATGAGATCTACACAGAGCTCTACATCACTGAGGGAGGGACTGGAGAGGTCAACCAGGAACACGAGGTCAAAGAAATCGAAAATGCATCCAGAAAACCATACACACCTGAAACAaccatcagacaggaggacatctTCAAAGCTGTGGCTGGAAGAAAAGAACCAATCAGGACAGTGATGACGAAGGGCGTGGCTGGCATTGGGAAAACAGTCTTAACACAGAAGTTCACTCTGGACTGGGCTGAAGGCAAAGCCAACCAGGACATCCAGTTCACATTTCCATTCActttcagagagctgaatgtGCTGAAAGAGAAAGAGTTCAGCTTGGTGGAGCTCCTTCATCACTTCTTTACTGAAACCAAAGAAGCAGGACTCTGCAGGTTTGAGGACTTCCAGGTGGTCTTCATCTTTGACGGTCTGGATGAGTGTCGGCTTCCTCTGGACTTCACCAACAATGAGATCCTGACTGATATCACCAAACCTGTCCCAGTGGATGTCCTGCTCACTAACCTCATCACCGGACAACTGCTCAGATCTGCTCGCCTCTGGATAACCAcacgacctgcagcagccaatcagatccctgCTAAGTGTGTTGACATGgtgacagaggtcagagggttCACTGACCCTCAGAAGGAGGAGTACTTCAGGAAGAGGTTCAAAGATGAGAGGCAGGCCAGCAGAATCATCTCCCACATCAAGACCTCCAGAAGCCTCCACATCATGTGCCACATCCCggtcttctgctggatcactgctacAGTTCTGGAGGATCTGCTGAAGACCACCAAGAGAGGAGAGCTGCCCAAGACCCTGACTGAGATGTACATCTACTACCTGGTGGTACAGACCAAACTGAAGAACATCAAGTATGATGGAGGAGCTGAGACTGATCCACACTGGAATGAAGAGAGCATGAAGATGATCCGGTCTCTGGGTAAGCTGGCttttgagcagctgcagaaaggaaACCTGATCTTCTATGAACCAGACCTGATGGAGTGTGGCATCGATATCAGAGAAGCCTCAACATACTCAGGAGTGTTCACACAGGTCTTCAGGGTGGAGAGAGGACTGTACCAGGAAAAAGTGTATTGCTTCATCCATCTGAgtgttcaggagtttctggCTGCTCTTCATGTCCATCAGACCTTCACCAACTCTGGAGTCAATCTGCTGTCAGAAGaaccatcaacctcccagaCACAGTTCTACCAAACAGCCGTGGACCAGGCCCTGCAGAGTCCAAATGGACACCTGGACCTGTTCCTCCGCTTCCTCCTGGGTCTTTCACTGCAGACCAACCAGGATCTCCTGCGAGGTCTGGTGAAACCGACAGGAAGTAGCTCAGAGACTGATCAAGACAAAGTGGAGTACATCAAGAAGAAGGTTGAGGAAAAGATCTCACCAGAAAGGAGCATCAATCTGTTCCACTGTCTGAACGAGCTGAAGGACTATTCTCTAGAAAAGCAGATCCAGCAGTACCTTGGTTCAGGAAAACTTGCCAGAGAGAAACTGTCTCCTGCTCAGTGGTCAGCTCTGGACTTCATCTTGCTCTCATCAGATAATGATCTGGATGTCTTTGACCTGAAGAACTACTCTGCATCTGAAGAGGCTCTCCTGAGGCTGCTGCCAGTGGTCAGAGCCTCCAAGAAAGCTGT GCTGAGTGGATGTAATCTCTCAGAAGAAAGCTGTAAAGCTCTGTCATCAGTCATCAGCTCCCAGTCCTCCAATCTGAGGGAGCTGGACCTGAGTAACAACAACCTGCAGGACTCAGGAGTGGAGATCTTGTCTGAGGGACTGGGGAGTCCGAACTGTTTACTGGAAACCCTCAG GCTGTCAGGCTGTCTGATCACAGACAAAGGCTGCTCTTTTCTAGTCTCAGCTCTGACATCCAACCCCTCCCACCTCAGAGAGCTTGACCTGCGCTACAATCATCTGACTAATTCAGAAGTGGCCAAACTGGAAAATCCAAACTGGGAACTTTG GGTGGAGCCTACTGGACCTGAATGGTTGAGACCAGGTCTGAGGAAGT ATTCCTGTGAACTCACACTCGACCTAAACACTGTGTACAAAAAGATCCAACTGTCCGACAACAACAGGAAGATGACCTATGTGGAGGAGGACCAGCCGTATCCTGATCATCCAGACAGGTTTGAGGAGTGGCGTCAGGTGCTGTGTAGAGATGGTCTGACTGGTCGCTGTTACTGGGAGGTGGACTGCCTTTGGTACGTTGACGTTGGGTTGAGTTACAGAGGAATCAGcaggagaggaaacagagaTGACTGTTCGTTTGGAAGGAACGATCAGTCCTGGAGTCTCCACTGCACCAGTGATGGTCGCTTTTGTGTGTGGCACAACAACAAAGGAACCATCTCCTACTCCTCCGCCTCCTCGGCCTCATCCGCTCCTGCTCATACCTTAGGCCCTGTTCGAAACAGAGTAGCCGTGTATGTGGACCATCCTGCTGGCATCTTGTCCTTCTATGTAGTCTCCCCTGACA